TGCTTCCCTCACTGCCAGAAGAGACGAAAGAATACGCTGGCACCCAAGGCACCAGCGCAAAAGTAAAAAGGCCTTTTGACCAGCGCGCACCATAGCACAGCCGCCGGAGAGGGGAAAGAGAACTGCCCCCGGGCGCCGGAACTCGACGGGAGGCGGCTGTGCAAGTATCCGCCCGGTGAGGAATTTTCCTCCCAAAATCACTCTATTGCACAGTTTCCGTATTTTCCGGCCCGGATGCGGCAACCGGCCCCGGCGCGCTTTCACCCCGGAGAGGATCTCAAAAAGAACAAATCCGAAAACATTGAATTATCGGAATTTACACCCGGCCCTTCCTGTATACAATTTTACGCGCACTTTCGACGCTTTCGAATGCACGCGCCAGAAGCCGAAAAATTACAGCTTGCCCCATACGGTTCATTCGGATAAGACGATGTTATACATACCAACATGAATACCAAGTCATAAGCACGTGATTGGGGTGGCGCTACGTTTTTATGCCGATGTGCCCGTGTGGCGAAAGTCCCGCGGAACATGCCGGCCCTATTTGAGTGAAATGATAACAGCAAGAACCGCGTTCTCTCTTTACAGCATCCTTCACCTTTAAAGGAGGGAGAGTTATGGCAGAGGAGAAAAAGCTGGGGGATAAACCTTCTTCCGGTATTTCAAGCGGTATTTCAAGGCGCAATTTGATCAAGGCCGCCGCGGGAGTAGGAGCGGCCGCCGCCGTCACAGGCTTTAACATCGGCACGGCCAAGGGGGCAACGACCACCTGGAAAATCCAGACGTCCTGGCCCGGCGGCATCGGCCTCAAAATCTTCAAGGACTGGTGCAACAGCATCAAGGAAAAGACGGGCGGCCAGCTGGCCTTCCAGCCCTTCGGCGCGAAGGACGTGGTGGGCGACTTCCAGCTGTTCGACGCGGTGAAAAACGGCGTCCTTCAGGCCATGAACCCCTTTACGCTCTACTGGGCCGGCCGGATGCCCGCCGCGGTGTTCATGAGTTCCTACCCGCTCGGCCCCCGGAATCCCCACGAGTGGGATGTGTTCTACTACGCGCTGGGCGGCCTGGAAATCACCCGCGACCTTTTCAGCAAATTCAACATGCACTACGTGGGCCCGATCCATCACGGCCCGAACATCATTCACTCGAAGGTGCCCATCCGCTCGATCGAGGATTTCCGCGGCCGCAAGATGCGCCTTCCCGGCGGCATGGTGGCCGAGGTCTTCCAGGGGGCCGGCGCCAAGACCACCCTTCTCCCCGGCTCTGAAATTTTCGCCGGCCTCGAAAAAGGGACGATCGACGTCGCCGACTATGTGGGCCCGGCCATCAACTACGCCCTGGGCTTCCACCAGGTGACCAAGTACATCTCGATGGGCCCCCCGGGATTCATGTCCATCTACCAGCCGGTCGATTTGATGGATCTG
The bacterium genome window above contains:
- the dctP gene encoding TRAP transporter substrate-binding protein DctP, coding for MAEEKKLGDKPSSGISSGISRRNLIKAAAGVGAAAAVTGFNIGTAKGATTTWKIQTSWPGGIGLKIFKDWCNSIKEKTGGQLAFQPFGAKDVVGDFQLFDAVKNGVLQAMNPFTLYWAGRMPAAVFMSSYPLGPRNPHEWDVFYYALGGLEITRDLFSKFNMHYVGPIHHGPNIIHSKVPIRSIEDFRGRKMRLPGGMVAEVFQGAGAKTTLLPGSEIFAGLEKGTIDVADYVGPAINYALGFHQVTKYISMGPPGFMSIYQPVDLMDLTVGMKAWNALSPEMKRFVEMEVHVYSDMHHAGIQKADFDSWKKFEEAGTIVTRLSQD